A single window of Chromatiales bacterium DNA harbors:
- a CDS encoding glycoside hydrolase, with the protein MSASDKLKVVLCWHMHQPQYQDLLSGDYHLPWTYLHATKDYIDMAAHLRAVPGARAVVNFAPILLEQIDDYARQLHAYLNQGTPIRDTLLAALANPVLPQEPAARMVLAEACVRANEHRLIDPYPQFKLLADMVRWYRRHPEGLAYVNEGFLADLLVWYHLAWMGETTRRRDERVARLMDRQSGYTLEDRRQLLQIICEQLGSVVEQYRALAEQGQVELSMTPYAHPIMPLLLDTRAAQDAMPGVELPAGGQYPGGEERVRWHIVEGIRVFERYFGFRPAGCWPSEGGVSAATLRLLGEHGFRWAASGETVLANSLKAVNGGEVDPTKRWLHAPYRLEEAATACFFRDDGLSDAIGFKYADWHADDAVGDFVHHLENIATACADARQDCVVSVILDGENAWEYYPNNGYYFLSALYARLADHPTIELTTFSAALDAVAPRPLATLTAGSWVYGSFSTWIGDTDKNRGWDMLIDAKRVFDRLVSEGRLGGERLERATRQLAICEGSDWCWWFGDYNPANSVSAFERLYRLHLANLYQIMGEAPPEYLAHSFTHGGGSPATGGVMRQGQRPQA; encoded by the coding sequence ATGTCCGCTAGCGACAAACTGAAGGTGGTGCTGTGCTGGCACATGCACCAGCCGCAGTACCAGGACCTGCTCAGCGGCGACTATCACCTGCCGTGGACCTACCTGCACGCCACCAAGGACTACATCGACATGGCCGCGCACCTGCGCGCCGTGCCGGGCGCCCGGGCGGTGGTGAACTTCGCGCCCATCCTGCTCGAACAGATCGACGACTACGCCCGCCAGCTGCACGCCTACCTCAACCAGGGCACGCCCATCCGCGACACGCTGCTGGCGGCCCTGGCCAACCCGGTGCTGCCGCAGGAGCCCGCTGCCCGCATGGTGCTGGCCGAGGCCTGCGTGCGCGCCAACGAGCACCGGCTGATCGATCCCTATCCCCAGTTCAAGCTGCTGGCCGACATGGTGCGCTGGTACCGGCGTCACCCGGAAGGGCTGGCCTACGTGAACGAGGGCTTCCTCGCCGATCTGCTGGTCTGGTATCACCTGGCCTGGATGGGTGAGACCACGCGCCGGCGCGACGAGCGCGTGGCCCGGCTGATGGACCGGCAGAGCGGCTATACACTGGAGGATCGCCGGCAGCTGCTGCAGATCATCTGCGAACAGCTGGGCAGCGTGGTCGAGCAGTATCGCGCCCTGGCCGAGCAGGGGCAGGTGGAGCTCTCCATGACCCCCTATGCCCATCCCATCATGCCGCTGCTGCTGGATACGCGGGCCGCGCAGGATGCCATGCCCGGCGTGGAGCTGCCGGCCGGCGGCCAGTATCCGGGCGGCGAGGAGCGCGTGCGCTGGCACATCGTGGAGGGCATCCGCGTCTTCGAACGCTACTTCGGTTTCCGGCCCGCCGGCTGCTGGCCCTCCGAGGGCGGGGTGAGCGCCGCCACGCTGCGCCTGCTCGGCGAACACGGCTTTCGCTGGGCCGCCAGCGGCGAGACGGTGCTGGCCAACAGCCTCAAGGCCGTCAACGGCGGCGAGGTCGACCCGACCAAGCGCTGGCTGCACGCCCCCTACCGGCTGGAGGAGGCCGCCACCGCCTGCTTCTTCCGCGACGACGGCCTCTCGGACGCCATCGGCTTCAAGTATGCCGACTGGCACGCCGACGATGCGGTGGGCGACTTCGTGCATCACCTGGAGAACATCGCCACGGCCTGCGCCGACGCCCGCCAGGACTGCGTGGTCTCGGTGATCCTGGACGGCGAGAATGCCTGGGAGTACTACCCGAACAACGGCTATTACTTCCTCAGCGCCCTGTATGCCCGGCTGGCCGATCACCCGACCATCGAGCTCACCACCTTCAGTGCGGCGCTGGATGCGGTCGCGCCCCGGCCGCTGGCCACGCTCACCGCCGGCAGCTGGGTGTACGGCAGCTTCTCCACCTGGATCGGCGACACCGACAAGAACCGCGGCTGGGACATGCTCATCGACGCCAAGCGGGTGTTCGACCGCCTGGTGTCAGAGGGCCGGCTCGGTGGCGAACGCCTGGAGCGCGCCACCCGCCAGCTCGCCATCTGCGAGGGCTCGGACTGGTGCTGGTGGTTCGGCGACTACAACCCGGCCAATTCGGTGAGCGCCTTCGAGCGCCTCTACCGCCTGCACCTGGCCAATCTCTACCAGATCATGGGCGAGGCGCCGCCCGAATACCTGGCGCACAGTTTCACGCACGGTGGCGGCAGCCCGGCCACCGGCGGGGTGATGCGGCAGGGGCAGCGGCCGCAGGCCTAG
- the glgC gene encoding glucose-1-phosphate adenylyltransferase has protein sequence MKLKSQRFISRITRDTLALILAGGRGSRLKQLTMWRAKPAVPFGGKFRIIDFPLSNCINSGIRQVGVLTQYKAHSLIQHVQKGWGFLRGEFGEFVEILPAQQRIETSWYEGTADAVYQNLDIIRRHNPEYVMILAGDHVYKMDYGQMIAYHVESGADMTVGCLEVDLKTAQSFGVMAVDGDGQVTDFAEKPEEPAAMPGKPDTALASMGIYVFNTAFLFEQLIKDADMPGSSHDFGKDIIPSIIDRYRVMAFPFRDPETGTQAYWRDVGTVDSYWAANMELIGVTPELNLYDEYWPIWTYQEQLPPAKFVFDDDDRRGMAVDSMVSGGCIISGAYLRHSLLFSNVRIDSFSQVEDAVILPDVEIGSDCRITRAVIDKGCRIPPGTVIGEDAEEDARRFHVSPGGVVLVTPEMLGTSIRYVR, from the coding sequence ATGAAACTGAAATCGCAACGCTTCATCAGCCGCATCACCCGAGACACCCTGGCCCTGATCCTGGCCGGTGGACGCGGCTCACGCCTCAAGCAGCTGACCATGTGGCGCGCCAAGCCCGCCGTGCCCTTCGGCGGCAAGTTCCGCATCATCGATTTCCCGCTCTCCAACTGCATCAACTCCGGCATCCGCCAGGTGGGCGTGCTCACCCAGTACAAGGCCCATTCCCTGATCCAGCACGTGCAGAAGGGCTGGGGCTTTCTGCGCGGCGAGTTCGGCGAGTTCGTCGAGATCCTGCCGGCGCAGCAGCGCATCGAGACCTCCTGGTACGAGGGCACGGCCGACGCGGTCTACCAGAACCTCGACATCATCCGCCGCCACAATCCCGAGTACGTGATGATCCTGGCGGGCGATCATGTCTACAAGATGGACTACGGCCAGATGATCGCCTATCACGTCGAGTCCGGCGCGGACATGACGGTGGGCTGCCTGGAGGTGGATCTGAAGACCGCGCAGTCCTTCGGCGTGATGGCGGTGGACGGCGACGGGCAGGTGACCGATTTCGCCGAGAAGCCCGAGGAGCCCGCGGCGATGCCGGGCAAGCCGGACACGGCGCTGGCCTCGATGGGCATCTACGTCTTCAACACGGCCTTCCTGTTCGAGCAGCTCATCAAGGATGCCGACATGCCGGGCTCGAGCCACGACTTCGGCAAGGACATCATCCCCTCCATCATCGACCGCTACCGCGTGATGGCCTTCCCGTTCCGCGACCCGGAGACGGGCACCCAGGCCTACTGGCGTGACGTCGGTACCGTGGACTCCTACTGGGCGGCCAACATGGAGCTCATCGGGGTGACGCCGGAGCTCAACCTCTACGACGAGTACTGGCCGATCTGGACCTACCAGGAACAGCTGCCGCCGGCGAAGTTCGTGTTCGACGACGACGACCGCCGCGGCATGGCGGTGGATTCCATGGTCTCCGGCGGCTGCATCATCTCCGGCGCCTACCTGCGCCACTCGCTGCTGTTTTCCAACGTGCGCATCGATTCCTTCTCGCAGGTCGAGGATGCGGTGATCCTGCCGGATGTCGAGATCGGCAGCGACTGCCGCATCACCAGGGCGGTGATCGACAAGGGCTGCCGCATCCCGCCCGGCACGGTGATCGGCGAGGATGCGGAAGAGGACGCGCGGCGCTTCCATGTCTCCCCGGGCGGGGTGGTACTGGTGACACCGGAGATGCTGGGCACGAGCATCCGCTATGTCCGCTAG
- the glgB gene encoding 1,4-alpha-glucan branching protein GlgB, with the protein MKAAQPASRLSDDALRRLLEARHHDPFTVLGRHDDAAGATIRAFLPHAREARIADLDAPMRRIEGTDLFEWQGDADALPARYRLRWQDTQGQWHERHDPYAFPAQLGDFDLHLFGEGRHWHIYRVLGAHPCVIDAVAGVRFAVWAPNAERVSVVGDFNHWDGRIHPMRSRGGSGVWELFIPDIDAGQHYKYEIYNRQGQLLTKADPYGQHFERRPGTASRIPPESGFTWGDQAWLEARRHRDWQHAPLSIYEVHLGSWQRDEHGQFLDYRELAHRLVEHCRETGFTHIELLPVTEHPLDASWGYQTIGYYAPTSRFGSPDDFRYFVDHCHRHGIGVLLDWAPGHFPKDAHGLARFDGTALYEHEDPRLGEHRDWGTLIFNYERNEVRNFLIGSAMYWVEEFHIDGLRVDAVASMLYLDYSREPGDWVPNKFGGNENLAAIDFLRDLNGTVQGQHPGTLIIAEESTAWPQVTRPPWLGGLGFAMKWNMGWMHDTLEYFQQDPVHRSYHHDRLTFGLLYAFTENFVLPFSHDEVVHGKRSLLYRMPGDEWQRFANLRLLYSLMFTYPGKKLLFMGCEFGQGDEWNHGQALDWYLLQFPHHSGMQRLVGDLNRLYRDEPALHRYDFEHQGFEWIDCHDSAQSIVSYLRKSDDDYRLVILNFTPVPRHHYRIGVPDDGVYEEILNSDSAHYGGSNTGNGHAIQAEPTPWMGRPWSVSLTLPPLGALVLRRRDT; encoded by the coding sequence ATGAAGGCCGCCCAACCCGCCAGCCGCCTCTCCGACGACGCCCTGCGCCGCCTGCTGGAGGCCCGGCATCACGACCCCTTCACCGTGCTCGGACGCCACGACGACGCGGCCGGCGCGACGATCCGCGCCTTCCTCCCCCATGCCCGCGAAGCGCGCATCGCCGACCTCGATGCCCCGATGCGGCGCATCGAGGGCACGGACCTCTTCGAGTGGCAGGGCGATGCCGACGCGCTGCCCGCGCGCTACCGTCTGCGCTGGCAGGACACCCAGGGCCAGTGGCATGAGCGCCACGACCCCTATGCCTTCCCCGCCCAGCTCGGCGACTTCGACCTGCACCTGTTCGGCGAGGGCCGTCACTGGCACATCTACCGCGTGCTCGGCGCCCATCCCTGCGTGATCGACGCCGTGGCCGGCGTGCGCTTCGCCGTGTGGGCGCCGAACGCCGAGCGCGTCAGCGTGGTCGGCGACTTCAACCACTGGGACGGACGCATCCATCCCATGCGCTCGCGCGGCGGCAGCGGCGTGTGGGAACTCTTCATCCCGGACATCGACGCCGGCCAGCACTACAAGTACGAGATCTACAACCGTCAGGGCCAGCTCCTGACCAAGGCCGACCCCTACGGCCAGCACTTCGAGCGCCGGCCGGGCACCGCCAGCCGCATCCCGCCGGAGAGCGGCTTCACCTGGGGCGATCAGGCCTGGCTGGAGGCGCGCCGTCACCGCGACTGGCAGCACGCCCCCCTGTCCATCTACGAGGTGCATCTCGGCTCCTGGCAGCGCGACGAGCACGGCCAGTTCCTCGACTACCGCGAGCTCGCCCACCGCCTGGTCGAGCACTGCCGCGAGACCGGCTTCACCCACATCGAACTGCTGCCCGTCACCGAACACCCGCTGGATGCCTCCTGGGGGTACCAGACCATCGGCTACTACGCCCCCACCAGCCGCTTCGGCAGCCCGGACGACTTCCGCTACTTCGTCGACCACTGCCACCGGCACGGCATCGGCGTGCTGCTCGACTGGGCCCCCGGCCACTTCCCCAAGGATGCCCACGGCCTGGCCCGCTTCGACGGCACCGCGCTGTACGAACACGAGGACCCGCGCCTGGGCGAACACCGCGACTGGGGCACGCTGATCTTCAACTACGAGCGCAACGAGGTCCGCAACTTCCTCATCGGCAGCGCCATGTACTGGGTGGAGGAGTTCCACATCGACGGCCTGCGCGTGGACGCCGTCGCCTCCATGCTCTACCTCGACTACTCCCGCGAGCCCGGCGACTGGGTGCCCAACAAGTTCGGCGGCAACGAAAACCTCGCCGCCATCGACTTCCTGCGCGACCTCAACGGCACCGTGCAGGGCCAGCACCCGGGCACACTCATCATCGCCGAGGAATCCACCGCCTGGCCCCAGGTCACCCGCCCGCCGTGGCTCGGCGGCCTGGGCTTCGCCATGAAGTGGAACATGGGCTGGATGCACGACACCCTCGAATACTTCCAGCAGGACCCGGTGCACCGCAGCTACCACCACGACCGGCTCACCTTCGGCCTGCTGTATGCCTTCACCGAGAACTTCGTCCTGCCCTTCTCCCACGACGAGGTCGTGCACGGCAAGCGCTCCCTGCTCTACCGCATGCCCGGCGACGAGTGGCAGCGCTTCGCCAACCTGCGCCTGCTCTACAGCCTCATGTTCACCTACCCGGGCAAGAAGCTCCTGTTCATGGGCTGCGAATTCGGCCAGGGCGACGAATGGAACCACGGCCAGGCACTGGACTGGTACCTGCTGCAGTTCCCCCACCACAGCGGCATGCAGCGCCTCGTCGGCGACCTCAACCGCCTCTACCGCGACGAGCCCGCCCTGCACCGCTACGACTTCGAGCACCAGGGCTTCGAGTGGATCGACTGCCACGACAGCGCCCAGTCCATCGTCAGCTACCTGCGCAAGAGTGACGACGACTACCGCCTCGTCATCCTCAACTTCACCCCCGTTCCCCGCCACCACTACCGCATCGGCGTCCCGGACGACGGCGTCTACGAGGAGATCCTCAACTCCGACTCCGCCCACTACGGCGGCAGCAACACCGGCAACGGCCACGCGATCCAGGCCGAACCCACCCCCTGGATGGGCCGCCCCTGGTCCGTCAGCCTCACCCTCCCCCCGCTCGGCGCCCTCGTCCTGCGCCGCCGGGACACCTAG
- a CDS encoding IS3 family transposase, which translates to MSRKGNCLDNAVAESFFSNLKNELVHHVVFEDRDAARTAIFEYMEVFYNRLRLHQSLGFTTPVDFEMMSELA; encoded by the coding sequence ATGAGCCGCAAGGGCAACTGCCTCGACAATGCCGTGGCTGAGAGCTTCTTCAGCAACTTGAAGAATGAGCTGGTGCATCATGTCGTATTTGAAGACCGGGACGCGGCGCGCACAGCCATCTTCGAATACATGGAGGTGTTCTACAATCGCCTACGTCTGCATCAATCGCTGGGCTTCACAACCCCAGTCGATTTCGAGATGATGTCGGAATTGGCTTAA
- a CDS encoding IS3 family transposase translates to MRYAFMDEHRDKFHVSTMCAALGVSRSGYYEWRARTPSRRAEEDNRLLRLIREVHQESRENYGDYKTWRALRDRGETCGRHRVTRLRRLDGLVAKRVRRFRQTYAARSNHEPVAPNLLNRNFTATRPNQVWVTDITFVPTRRGWLYVAAVVDLFARRIVGWAMSQRIDQQLVLDALHMAVKRRRPEPGLIIHSDQG, encoded by the coding sequence GTGAGGTACGCCTTCATGGACGAGCATCGCGATAAATTCCATGTGAGCACCATGTGTGCTGCGCTAGGTGTAAGCCGCAGCGGGTATTACGAGTGGCGTGCTCGCACCCCCAGTCGTCGCGCCGAGGAAGATAATCGCCTGCTCCGGCTTATCCGTGAGGTGCATCAGGAGTCACGCGAGAACTATGGCGATTACAAGACCTGGAGGGCACTACGGGACCGTGGCGAAACCTGCGGACGGCACCGGGTAACCCGACTGCGCAGGCTCGACGGCCTGGTTGCCAAGCGCGTGCGCCGTTTCCGCCAGACCTATGCGGCACGCAGCAACCATGAACCTGTGGCGCCAAACCTGCTCAACCGCAACTTCACGGCGACACGTCCAAACCAGGTATGGGTCACGGATATCACCTTTGTGCCGACCCGGCGTGGGTGGCTCTATGTGGCTGCTGTCGTGGACCTTTTTGCGCGCCGGATCGTCGGCTGGGCCATGAGTCAGCGCATCGACCAGCAGCTCGTGCTGGATGCCCTGCACATGGCTGTGAAACGTCGACGACCGGAGCCAGGCCTCATCATCCACAGCGATCAGGGGTAG
- a CDS encoding transposase — MQKRKTFSREFKLEAVRLLKKGDKPAAEIARQLGIARNKLYLWRDEVEAHGDQAFPGRGRPTSDKDAEIARLKRELDRVTEERDILKKAALYFAKESR, encoded by the coding sequence ATGCAAAAGCGTAAAACCTTTAGCCGAGAATTCAAACTCGAAGCGGTGCGGCTGCTGAAGAAGGGCGATAAGCCAGCTGCTGAGATCGCCCGACAATTGGGCATTGCCCGAAATAAGCTGTACCTCTGGCGCGACGAGGTTGAGGCCCATGGCGACCAGGCATTTCCCGGCCGTGGCCGCCCCACCAGTGACAAGGATGCCGAGATTGCTCGGCTGAAGCGTGAGCTGGACCGGGTTACCGAGGAGCGTGACATTTTAAAAAAAGCCGCGCTGTACTTTGCCAAGGAATCGAGGTGA
- a CDS encoding GNAT family N-acetyltransferase has product MTASTAELRLADWARDEPALALIRREVFIEEQQVPEALEWDGLDAAAVHVLAETRDGTPIGTARLLADGHIGRMAVRAPWRGNGIGRALLEALLAEARRQGMAEVFLHAQTHAIPFYERAGFTTEGEVFMDAGIPHRQMRRPLTD; this is encoded by the coding sequence ATGACGGCCTCAACGGCTGAGCTGCGCCTGGCCGACTGGGCCCGGGACGAGCCGGCCCTGGCGCTGATCCGCCGCGAGGTCTTCATCGAGGAGCAGCAGGTGCCGGAGGCCCTGGAGTGGGACGGGCTCGATGCGGCCGCCGTGCACGTGCTGGCCGAGACGCGGGACGGCACGCCCATCGGCACCGCGCGCCTGCTCGCCGACGGCCACATCGGCCGCATGGCCGTACGCGCCCCCTGGCGCGGCAACGGCATCGGCCGCGCCCTGCTCGAGGCCCTGCTCGCCGAGGCCCGCCGGCAGGGCATGGCGGAGGTCTTCCTCCACGCCCAGACCCACGCCATCCCCTTCTACGAGCGCGCCGGCTTCACCACCGAGGGCGAGGTCTTCATGGACGCCGGCATCCCCCACCGGCAGATGCGCCGCCCCCTCACCGACTGA
- a CDS encoding cupin domain-containing protein, with amino-acid sequence MQLLGGLSAEDFLRDYWQQRPLLVRQAIPGFASPLSPDELAGLACEEGVSARIIREHGETGPWQVSYGPFAESVFATLPETHWTLLVSDVEKHVPELLNVIEPFRFLPDWRIDDLMISYAPEGGSVGPHIDDYDVFLLQAHGHRRWQIGGVPLQEERYLPDLELRILERFDAAEDWVLAPGDMLYLPPRYAHHGVATDDCLTYSIGFRAPAQRELVTGFAEFLAARLPAAARYGDAGMAPVQKKGEIDAAALERVRALLAPVLQAGDNALAVWFGQYVTEPKNPELAELLYDPPTDDSAALRARLAAGTPLERAAVSRLAFIAEDERLLFFWDGHCRILPNEARATVETLCEGYRYAPRVSQALARDDALFALAHALFQSGCLGFEADDDDGLNG; translated from the coding sequence ATGCAGCTGCTCGGCGGACTGAGCGCGGAGGACTTCCTGCGCGACTACTGGCAGCAGCGCCCCCTGCTCGTCCGCCAGGCCATCCCGGGCTTCGCCTCCCCGCTCAGCCCGGACGAGCTCGCGGGCCTGGCCTGCGAAGAAGGCGTCAGTGCGCGCATCATCCGCGAGCACGGCGAGACCGGGCCGTGGCAGGTGAGCTACGGCCCGTTCGCCGAATCGGTCTTCGCCACCCTGCCCGAGACCCACTGGACGCTGCTGGTCTCCGACGTGGAGAAGCACGTGCCGGAGCTGCTCAACGTCATCGAGCCCTTCCGCTTCCTGCCCGACTGGCGCATCGACGACCTCATGATCAGCTACGCCCCCGAGGGCGGCTCGGTAGGCCCGCACATCGACGACTACGACGTGTTCCTGCTGCAGGCCCACGGCCACCGCCGCTGGCAGATCGGCGGCGTGCCGCTGCAGGAGGAACGCTACCTGCCGGACCTGGAGCTGCGCATCCTGGAGCGCTTCGACGCCGCCGAGGACTGGGTGCTGGCCCCCGGCGACATGCTCTACCTGCCGCCGCGCTACGCCCACCACGGCGTGGCCACCGACGACTGCCTCACCTACTCCATCGGCTTTCGCGCCCCGGCGCAGCGCGAGCTGGTCACGGGCTTCGCCGAGTTCCTCGCCGCCCGCCTGCCCGCCGCCGCCCGCTACGGCGATGCCGGCATGGCGCCGGTGCAGAAGAAAGGCGAGATCGATGCCGCCGCGCTCGAACGCGTGCGCGCCCTGCTCGCCCCGGTGCTGCAGGCCGGGGACAATGCGCTCGCCGTCTGGTTCGGCCAGTACGTCACCGAGCCGAAGAACCCGGAGCTCGCCGAGCTGCTCTACGATCCGCCGACGGACGACAGCGCCGCCCTGCGCGCACGGCTCGCCGCCGGCACCCCGCTGGAGCGGGCGGCCGTCTCCCGCCTCGCCTTCATCGCCGAGGACGAGCGCCTGCTGTTCTTCTGGGACGGCCACTGCCGCATCCTGCCCAACGAGGCCCGCGCCACGGTCGAGACCCTCTGCGAGGGCTACCGCTACGCCCCGCGCGTGAGCCAGGCCCTGGCCCGCGACGACGCCCTCTTCGCCCTGGCCCACGCCCTGTTCCAGAGCGGCTGCCTCGGCTTCGAGGCGGACGACGATGACGGCCTCAACGGCTGA
- the purB gene encoding adenylosuccinate lyase — MELSSLTAISPVDGRYGSKTEALRPIFSEYGLIRHRVLVEVRWLQALAACPEVIEVPPLSEHANHLLDHIVEKFSEEDAQRVKNIERTTNHDVKAVEYFLKEKIAGNAELEAVSEFIHFACTSEDINNLAYALMLAEGRGQVMLNEMDEIIDTLRTQAHQFADAPLMSRTHGQPASPTTMGKEFANVVARLRRQRQQVAAVEMLGKINGAVGNYNAHLAAYPDVNWPAFAEQFVSSLGLTWNPYTIQIEPHDYIAELFDAVARFNTILIDFARDVWGYIAMGHFRQKVVAGEVGSSTMPHKVNPIDFENAEGNLGVANALFTHLAQKLPVSRWQRDLTDSTVLRTLGVGFAHSSIAYQSLMKGLGKLEINRESLQDELDRNWEVLAEPIQTVMRRYGIEKPYEKLKELTRGQRVTREVMQAFVDGLDIPEEARARLRAMTPASYIGNAAEQARNI, encoded by the coding sequence ATGGAACTCTCATCCCTTACCGCAATTTCCCCCGTCGACGGCCGCTACGGCAGCAAGACCGAGGCGCTGAGGCCCATCTTCAGCGAGTACGGCCTGATCCGTCACCGGGTGCTGGTGGAGGTGCGCTGGCTCCAGGCCCTGGCCGCCTGCCCCGAGGTGATCGAGGTCCCGCCGCTGTCCGAACACGCCAACCACCTCCTCGACCACATCGTCGAGAAGTTCAGCGAGGAGGATGCGCAGCGCGTGAAGAACATCGAGCGCACCACCAACCACGACGTGAAGGCGGTGGAGTACTTCCTCAAGGAGAAGATCGCCGGCAACGCCGAGCTCGAGGCCGTCTCCGAGTTCATCCACTTCGCCTGCACCTCCGAGGACATCAACAACCTCGCCTATGCACTGATGCTCGCCGAGGGCCGCGGCCAGGTGATGCTCAACGAGATGGACGAGATCATCGACACCCTGCGCACCCAGGCCCACCAGTTCGCCGACGCCCCGCTGATGTCGCGCACCCACGGCCAGCCGGCCTCGCCGACCACCATGGGCAAGGAGTTCGCCAACGTGGTCGCGCGTCTGCGCCGCCAGCGCCAGCAGGTGGCCGCCGTGGAGATGCTCGGCAAGATCAACGGCGCGGTGGGCAACTACAACGCCCACCTGGCCGCCTACCCGGACGTGAACTGGCCGGCCTTCGCTGAGCAGTTCGTGAGTTCGCTGGGGCTGACCTGGAACCCCTACACCATCCAGATCGAGCCGCACGACTACATCGCCGAGCTGTTCGACGCCGTGGCCCGCTTCAACACCATCCTCATCGACTTCGCCCGCGACGTCTGGGGCTACATCGCCATGGGCCACTTCCGCCAGAAGGTGGTGGCCGGCGAGGTGGGCTCCTCCACCATGCCGCACAAGGTCAACCCCATCGACTTCGAGAACGCCGAGGGCAACCTGGGCGTGGCCAACGCCCTGTTCACGCACCTGGCGCAGAAGCTCCCGGTCTCGCGCTGGCAGCGCGACCTCACCGACTCCACCGTGCTGCGCACCCTGGGCGTGGGCTTCGCCCACAGCAGCATCGCCTACCAGTCGCTGATGAAGGGCCTGGGCAAGCTGGAGATCAACCGCGAGAGCCTGCAGGACGAGCTCGACCGCAACTGGGAGGTGCTCGCCGAGCCCATCCAGACGGTGATGCGCCGCTACGGCATCGAGAAGCCCTACGAGAAGCTCAAGGAGCTCACCCGCGGCCAGCGCGTCACCCGCGAGGTGATGCAGGCCTTCGTCGACGGCCTCGACATCCCCGAGGAGGCCCGGGCCCGCCTGCGCGCGATGACCCCGGCCAGCTACATCGGCAACGCCGCCGAACAGGCCCGCAACATCTGA
- a CDS encoding class II fumarate hydratase — protein sequence MSKQKQSGDYRIETDSMGELKVPADALWGAQTQRAVDNFPISGIPMSRGFIRALGLIKAACAEVNADLGLLDAARAGAIVTAAEAVAEGRHDGEFPIDVFQTGSGTSSNMNANEVIAHLAADAGVHPNDHVNMGQSSNDVIPTAIHVAACLQVEQALLPAMRHLAETITRRAWECEQYVKTGRTHLMDAMPVRLSQELGGWAAQVEDAVARIESSLPRLRRLALGGTAVGTGINAHPQFGERVATRLTERTGIAFETAPDKFKALSAQDDALELSGQLKAYAAALMKIANDLRWMNSGPLAGLAEIALPSLQPGSSIMPGKVNPVIPEATAMVCAQVIGNDTAITIGAQSGNFQLNVMLPVIAHNLLQSLTLLASASQVLADKAIAGFVVNEARLREALERNPILVTALNPVIGYELGAKVAKRAYAEGRPLLEVALEETDLDEATLRRLLDPARLTEGGISEG from the coding sequence ATGAGCAAGCAGAAGCAGAGCGGCGACTATCGCATCGAGACCGACAGCATGGGCGAGCTTAAGGTGCCCGCCGACGCCCTGTGGGGCGCGCAGACCCAGCGGGCGGTGGACAACTTCCCCATCAGCGGCATCCCCATGTCGCGCGGTTTCATCCGCGCCCTGGGCCTGATCAAGGCCGCCTGCGCCGAGGTGAACGCCGATCTCGGCCTGCTGGACGCCGCGCGCGCCGGGGCCATCGTCACCGCCGCCGAGGCCGTGGCCGAGGGCCGGCACGACGGCGAGTTTCCCATCGACGTGTTCCAGACTGGCTCCGGCACCAGCTCCAACATGAATGCCAACGAGGTGATCGCCCACCTGGCCGCCGATGCCGGGGTGCACCCCAATGACCACGTGAACATGGGGCAGAGCTCCAACGACGTGATCCCCACGGCCATCCACGTGGCCGCCTGCCTGCAGGTGGAACAGGCGCTGCTGCCGGCCATGCGCCACCTGGCGGAGACCATCACCCGCCGCGCCTGGGAATGCGAGCAGTACGTGAAGACCGGCCGCACCCACCTGATGGACGCCATGCCCGTGCGCCTGTCGCAGGAACTGGGTGGCTGGGCCGCGCAGGTGGAGGACGCGGTGGCGCGCATCGAGTCCAGCCTGCCGCGGCTGCGTCGCCTGGCGCTGGGCGGCACGGCCGTGGGCACGGGCATCAACGCGCATCCGCAATTCGGCGAGCGGGTGGCCACGCGCCTGACCGAGCGCACGGGCATCGCCTTCGAGACCGCGCCCGACAAGTTCAAGGCCCTGAGCGCGCAGGACGACGCCCTGGAGCTGAGCGGCCAGCTCAAGGCCTACGCCGCGGCGCTGATGAAGATCGCCAACGACCTGCGCTGGATGAACTCCGGCCCGCTGGCCGGCCTGGCCGAGATCGCGCTGCCCTCCCTGCAGCCCGGCAGCTCCATCATGCCGGGCAAGGTCAACCCGGTGATCCCGGAGGCCACCGCCATGGTCTGCGCCCAGGTCATCGGCAACGACACGGCCATCACCATCGGCGCCCAGTCCGGCAACTTCCAGCTCAACGTGATGCTGCCGGTCATCGCCCACAACCTGCTGCAGAGCCTGACGCTGCTCGCCAGCGCCTCGCAGGTGCTGGCCGACAAGGCCATCGCCGGCTTCGTGGTGAACGAGGCGCGGCTGCGCGAGGCCCTGGAGCGGAACCCCATCCTGGTGACGGCGCTCAACCCGGTGATCGGCTACGAGCTGGGGGCGAAGGTGGCCAAGCGCGCCTATGCCGAGGGCCGCCCGCTGCTGGAGGTTGCGCTGGAGGAGACCGACCTCGACGAGGCCACGCTGCGTCGCCTGCTGGACCCGGCCAGGCTCACCGAGGGCGGTATTAGCGAAGGCTAA